TAGGAATACAACTGTCAATTATTctgtacaacaacaacaacatggATGTGCCAAAGAAAAAGANNNNNNNNNNNNNNNNNNNNNNNNNNNNNNNNNNNNNNNNNNNNNNNNNNaaaaaaaaaaaaaaaagaagctagaaatgcaaaatgatggaacgatgAAACCTTGTTCTGTCATTTTAGTTTCGttcaaaatacaagaaaaatgaaCAACTAAGGCactatttggtatcattttccttttttatttttacatatttaataaaaatcattaatgaaaataattttgtatcaaaacataaaaatggtttggtaactacttaacaaaaaatgattttttgtgagaaatagtttggtatttctaagtgcaaaatgattttttaaaaaaaatgggtgaagagattcccttcaccatcttcattgtaattttctttttccactttggatcatagttagcaaattcggattcgggaattattcggacggagaattattcgaaataattcggacgattaatttaaggattcggtcaaaaaatcttattgggggtttttttttttaaaaattgttttttttattattatttttttttttggttttttttttaaataatgtttaaatgaaccgaataattcggtttaattcggattcggtccgaattattcgcgaattatattcatttttgaaaaagtcacgaattttaaagaattttatttttaattcggattcggtcagaatttttgataaaattctttaaaattcgtgacggccgaataattcacgaattattcggccgaattgctaactatgctttggatagaagaagagggggcaaggaACTTAGATTTTTAATTGcaaagcaaatgactatttGATCATTCCATATTAGGATTTTAAACACATGTTCATTAAAGTTCAATGCAAAAAtgactgaaaatcaattttagccaaaacgtataaatgactcttgatcacttttttgtttttgtgttttattattattatttttttaaatattaacaAGTTtcaaaaatgataccaaatacagccaaaattattttttgtaaacataagtgaaaaataaaaatgatattaAAGAGTGCGAAGGTGATTGCTCTTGAAATAGATTCATCAAAtactattattttgttttaaaatgatattttaatataaaaattgaaaaatctgTTTTTTACGCGAAATTTTGTTTGTAAAACTGGATGActatcaaacacaacctaagaCACTTGTCGAAAATCAGTAGAAAAGAAGAAGGCAGGGATTACGATCTATACCCCTTTATTTGGGATAAATTACGGATTATACCCTTCGTTTGTGGTAAAATTATGGATTAGACCCAAACAACGTGCGTTTCAGAGAATTACCTGGATCAAAACGATGATTTCATAAATACTCGCGTCGTCTACTTGGGTGAACGCGGCGGTTCTCAGGGAGCTAGGGTTTCTTTTCTGACTGAGGAATCTTAACACCAGTATCGCTAATAAGAAGTTCATTTGCGATACTGTTTTTTAgaaccctagaaaagatcggattATTCTGGTTGAGATCATTACATAGTTCTTATTAGATAGGAAGGTATTTCGGTCGAGGGTTTTTCGTCTACTTAggttagaaaagagaaaatctaGGTTGTAGTGGAATAATATTTACTCGTTTGCAGGTTTATAGGGAGAGAGGCAAAAGAGGAGTAGAAACTACTATGGATGTTGCTGAGGAGAAGACTTACGAAGATGAGCGCATCATCGCCCTTAGCGGCGTAGATGAAGTAGAAGAGGTTGAggaagatattgaagaagagCAATTTTCAGAACGTCGGAACCATAATGTTGAAAGTGCTGGCGATGATATAAAGCAGTCCATCGGTCGTGATTCTTCCCCAGGGTTAGTTTTCAGGTTTAGGGATTCCTAGATTCTAGATATTCGATTTCTCTCTGTGTTTGTGTTGGAAAATTTTGGTCTAATTTAGGTTTAGGGAGAGCGGGTTCTCGCGCTGAAATTCAGCCCTCCCGATCGCAGCCAAAAAATGGGGACAATGATAAATGACtaatttttcttgtttgatagAAAAATCTTCGTTGGTGGCGTTGCCTGGGAGACGACTGAAGGTACTAAAATTGTTGTATTTGATTCATCCTTATTTATGTTTATGTATTAAGTAGCCTGATtgtattttattgattttatacTTGATTAATAAGTTTGTCATCTCATAGTATCACTAATTGAGCAGCACCAACATATTTTAGTTGCCATCCTCTGTGTCTTGAATTCTGCATCATCTCTATTGACATTTGACAGTCCTATTTGAGTAGAACATTGTTCAATTCACTATTTTAAGGAGTGAAAACATTGTTTTGTTGAATATATTCTCTGGGATTTCAAAGTTAATAAtctattagaagaagaaatgaacaTTTTTCTTATGTTAGGATGCTTTTTATAGTTCATATAAGCCTTATCCCTTAAGTCAGTCATGCTtgtgacaaaaaaataaaattaaataaataaatagaagaattCAATGAATGCTTTGTCATATGTCTAGAGGCACGTTACCATGGTAGCCACAAATGTTTAGATGCTCATCTGTCtaaaaagaataaggaaaaaagCTTTAGATGCTCATGTTGTATTGTCAATATAGTCTGTTATTTATTGCTTCGCAAAACATTAGTGGAATTGAATGTGGAAGTAGCATTTCCCTCTTTTGTATAATGCATAGGAAGATTTATGGTGCAGGTTTGCCAGCCAAAATTAATTTTACATATACCATTCACCCGGTAAACTCTACTCCTGTATAGCACCCATCTTAAACAAGTCAAGCGTGTGCTCTTGTGGGGTAGTGGTTTACATTCACCATATTTGTATGTGTCGTCATGGTTCACATTGACATGTGTTAATGCAAGCAAATTATTGTGGTTCGTATAAGTATCCATCACTTTTCTTTCCTCACTCTCTTGATGTGGGCGAGAAATAATTTGGCGGGGTTACTTGTTAtaccttttattctttttcccccCTCCTGGGTGCATATGCTTGCATTCAAACATATATTGTATAATTTATATGTTGCCGTCCACAATTTGATTAGGGGTTTGGAGGGGGGTGTTAGGTTTCCATGACTCGAGTCCTTAGGAAGTTTTGAGTTATTACTTATCTGTCCTTGTCCAAAGCACATGTGCTGTGTCACCTGAGTAACATTATTGTGTGGTTTATGGAAATGAGTTATAGATTGTGTGCCATTCTTCCCTTATTCATGTGACAAAGTCTATTGTTTTGGATGAACTGAATGCACAGTTCTTTGTCTTGAATTTTTGTTGTCATATCCTTGTTTCTGTTCTGTGCTGGAAAAGTAGatggattttttattcttctcacTCAAGTTGCCACCTGTGGCATTTCATAAGTTTTACCTGCAACGAGAGTCTGCTTTTGTTCATGCTTCTGTCTCTTCAGTGACATTTTCCTCCACCTTTATTCTTATTTCATTTGATTGTCTTCTTCCAGAGACCTTCACCgattattttaagaagtatggAGACATTACTGATTCTGTAATAATGAAGGATAAATATACTAAAAGGCCTAGGGGTTTTGGATTTATAACATTTGCTGACCCAGCAGTTGTGGACAAGGTTTTGGAGGAGGAACATGTTATCAATGGCAGACCAGTAAGCTCCCTCTTGTTTGCACATTGTAATTCAGAATATCTTTGTACATTGTAATTCTCCCATTTGTTTGCATTCCCtcgtttttttttaattggctGCCTGCTGATCACAGGTGGAAGTAAAGAGGACAGTACCAAGGGAAGATATGCATTTTAGTGGAGcaccaaaaactaaaaaaattttTGTGGGCGGAATACCCCCTTCTTTTACTGAAGGTATTATTCAGATCGATACCATTGAAAACTTATTTGTccttgattatttattttaaaatcttGCAGATGAATTGATGGAGTATTTCTCATCCTATGGTGACATTGTTGAGCATCAGATAATGTTGGACCACAACACTGGCCGATCACGTGGATTCGGATTTGTTACTTTCCAGAGTGAAGACACAGTTGATGATATCATCTCCGAGGGGAAAACACATGAACTTGGAGGTAAACAGGTGAggccaaaataaaaataaaaatgataaaattataGAATATTGGTTGGCGAATACAAAGTCTTTATTTGGTTAtcaagaaaatggcagaaagGAAACTTGATTAAGCCTCCCAACTGTTTGGGGCTTGCTACCTGCCCATTTTTGCCTCTCCTTTACTCCTAAAGCCTTTTTTCCCTCTCCACATAAATTCTCCGGAGTGGTCATTGATATTGGTTATGCACATCTGAACAGTTCAATAGTCACTTGAATTTCCCTCTTTTTATCAGCAGTTGGTGCTATGCTGGATTCCCCTGAATGTGTTCATTATTCTGTCCTTTCTAGTCTGGGAACTCGTTCATCTTACATTTACATCTCAGATACGGTCATTATATCATTTGCTATTTTTGTATTGCCCAACGATTGCTCCATGAAGCATGGTTTGCTAACCTTAATTTTTTCAAGTTGTAGTGGCATGTGCCAACTGTCTCCCATACATTTGTCAAATCTTGGTTACTTTATGATCTATCCATACCTTTGGTTCcaatgtttttttgtttctcgATGTCTCTTTGGTGTAGGTCAGGTTTGGGAAACTTAGAAATTATCCTAGCTGAAAGGTACGAAGACTGGGAAGGGTATACAACTCATATATTTCAGCATACATGCAGCATTTTTTAACAAGTTCAGCCATAAATAAACCAACAAACAAACCTCATGTGCTGAATTTCGTGCAAAGGCTGCAAAGGAGAATTTAATAAAAGAATATGATAGATTAGTACATTCCTTTGCTGTCCCATGGGTTAAAATGCCATGAATAAGTGCTGAATTACCACCCAACTCCAAAGATTGTGTCCTTAAGGCCTCCTTGTTGTTGGTAGAAGAATATCCATGCTATTTGGGGGCTGAATTTGAGACATAATTGGAAAAGTTGGGACTGATACAAGAACTGGTAAGAAGTTTGGCAATAATCAAGTCTAGGCAAGAAGGGGAAAACTGGGGTTTTGGAGATTTGGCTAAGGAGGTTCAAGGGAATTTGTGATACCACATCTTTCATCACAATCAGTAATATTCCTGCCAAGAAGGTATGATTTATTGGGGTTGTGGGCTTCTGTGGTAGAAAGAACAAATGGAAGGCTCTTGAGAAATGAAAACGGAGGTTGGGAGAAATATGAAGATACAAACAACAATGGATTTGGGGATCGAACAAGGATGGTTGCTGTAGATATGGAGTTTGAAAGAGAGGAATGGATATAAGAAGATGATAGACAAGAAACAAGAAGATCATCATGGATTCACACCAAAACATAATAACTATACAGCCTCACAAGTTCCAATTACTTCTCCAATACTGAGTACAAATGGCCTCATAACATTACACaacaaaaaattgttatttcctaaaataactacCAACATATAACTGCTCCCACCACTTAACACTACATCATAATAAGATAATAGTCTGGCCCCAAATAAAAGTAcagcaaaataagaaaaagaactaTACATAATACTGCTCATCTAGCCATAACGAAGTGACATGTGGCTGCATGTGTCTGTGTCTATCTCTGATAAGTCTTAAGTCCTCGACCTTGAGTGATGTCCTCATGATTCTTTGTTCTTTAGTTTTTAATAACCTGATTTTTGAGAAGGACAGTACATCTGGttaaggcgtcgcctaggcgtttGGGCTCCATTTGCTGGAAGGGTGTGCCTTGGTCTCTTAAGAATTGCTATGGCGCCTTGTTGGTTGcgccatagttatcaaggcggcAAGTCGACCAAGGCGTTTGAGGTACTGCCAAACTACCTTTGCGATTAGGTCACAAGGCGTCGCCTTGGCGAACAAACGTTttagtgtttttcttttttatataaccattttatttggcacaaatagcatactaaaaattatataattctactaatatgctaaataaatatcaaagaatcatatcaatgcaatatattcattagaaaaacaaatcaacaaactgaataaattagaaaatcattaagccatatcaagtcatcaaatatcaatattaagtcacatcaaatcataaaaaaattcacatttagagaaatgtttttgttctctaataagtatgattgatcaaatgattttatttttacaagagtctttttgtattaggtatagcataaagcaagctttccaacatgtctaagattacttaagtTTGAGTTGTAGTGACAAAtttatgttctggtcaaacttatttaaaGTGTACGAAAgctgttaaaatcgcttgaatgaaaataatcttaTGTACATcagaacaaaagattattttacctgacttttggtttttagcaatgttttactcataataagatttattaaa
This genomic stretch from Macadamia integrifolia cultivar HAES 741 chromosome 2, SCU_Mint_v3, whole genome shotgun sequence harbors:
- the LOC122070716 gene encoding heterogeneous nuclear ribonucleoprotein 1-like, whose translation is MDVAEEKTYEDERIIALSGVDEVEEVEEDIEEEQFSERRNHNVESAGDDIKQSIGRDSSPGKIFVGGVAWETTEETFTDYFKKYGDITDSVIMKDKYTKRPRGFGFITFADPAVVDKVLEEEHVINGRPVEVKRTVPREDMHFSGAPKTKKIFVGGIPPSFTEDELMEYFSSYGDIVEHQIMLDHNTGRSRGFGFVTFQSEDTVDDIISEGKTHELGGKQVEVKKAEPKRSTGDRGFGGRAHYGSSAAAEYYGGYGSGAVGYGGGGGGGGGYRSRGGYGGYGEGYGAGVYGGYAYGYGNYGFGGPMYGGAGDGVYGSPGGYGGYGGADGYGGRAYGSSVVANGRYHPYGR